The Melioribacteraceae bacterium genome includes a region encoding these proteins:
- the metG gene encoding methionine--tRNA ligase — protein MERILVTSALPYANGKIHLGHLSGAYLPADIYVRYKRLKGEDVIYVCGSDEHGVPITITADSEKVSPKVIIDRYHELNKQAFEKFGMSFDIYSRTSIPEHHETAREFFKSYFDRGLLIEKKSLQFYDEKVKMYLPDRYVEGTCPKCGYEEARSDECEKCGSLYEPSELKNPKSKISGQTPVLKETSHWYFPLGKFQERLEKYINEMTEKYGWKDNVLQYCKGWFKEGLKDRAYTRDLDWGVKVPVDGADGKVLYVWFEAVLGYISATKELSEKRNEPDLWKKYWQGTDTKYVAFIGKDNIVFHTIIFPAMLMAWNDFNDDKYILPQNVPANEFLNFEGKKFSKSRGWGVDVLDFLESFPADPLRYTLAANLPENKDTDFYWKEFQSRNNGELADILGNFINRTFTFVFKHFDGKVPQLGKLDKIDEDMISLINSYPSKVGELIERYKIKDAVFEMMNLARVGNKYFNDSEPWISVKKNKEKCGTTLNICLNCIYTLAELFEPVIPFSSEKIFKMLNASKSGWDQAGNLNLVAGHRLSQPEILFTKIEDNVIEKEISKLGIPEAPEKKSDEEITIDDFKRIKLRVALIKNAERVPKSEKLLKLKIEVGNEERQLVAGIAKSYQPEELIGRKVLIVANLKPAKLFGLDSQGMILAVDSGEEGKVKIVEIDGSIAPGTLAK, from the coding sequence GTGGAAAGAATTCTAGTCACTTCAGCACTTCCTTATGCAAACGGAAAGATTCATCTCGGTCACTTAAGCGGTGCTTATCTTCCTGCAGATATTTATGTGAGATATAAGAGATTAAAAGGGGAAGATGTAATTTATGTCTGCGGCTCTGATGAACACGGAGTACCAATTACAATTACTGCCGATAGCGAGAAGGTCTCACCCAAAGTAATAATTGATCGTTACCATGAATTAAACAAACAGGCATTCGAAAAATTCGGGATGAGTTTCGATATCTATTCCCGTACAAGCATTCCGGAACATCACGAAACGGCCCGCGAGTTCTTCAAAAGTTATTTTGACCGGGGATTGCTTATTGAAAAGAAGTCTCTACAGTTCTATGACGAAAAGGTTAAAATGTATTTACCGGACCGGTATGTTGAAGGAACATGTCCGAAATGCGGTTATGAGGAAGCGCGAAGCGATGAATGCGAAAAATGCGGCTCGCTTTACGAACCGTCCGAATTGAAAAATCCTAAAAGTAAGATCTCCGGACAAACACCTGTCCTCAAAGAAACTTCACATTGGTATTTCCCGCTCGGAAAATTCCAGGAACGGCTTGAAAAGTATATTAATGAAATGACAGAAAAGTACGGCTGGAAAGATAACGTGCTTCAGTATTGTAAGGGATGGTTTAAGGAAGGACTTAAAGACAGGGCATATACACGCGACCTCGATTGGGGAGTTAAAGTTCCGGTTGACGGCGCTGACGGGAAGGTTCTTTATGTCTGGTTCGAGGCAGTTCTCGGATATATTTCAGCTACCAAAGAATTGTCTGAAAAAAGAAATGAACCGGATCTCTGGAAAAAATACTGGCAGGGAACGGATACTAAATATGTTGCATTTATCGGGAAGGATAATATTGTCTTTCATACAATCATTTTCCCGGCTATGTTGATGGCATGGAATGATTTTAATGATGATAAATATATTCTGCCTCAGAATGTCCCTGCAAATGAATTCCTCAATTTCGAGGGAAAAAAGTTTTCCAAGTCCCGCGGCTGGGGTGTGGATGTGCTCGATTTTTTGGAGTCTTTCCCCGCCGATCCGCTCCGGTATACTCTTGCGGCTAACCTGCCTGAGAATAAGGATACCGACTTCTACTGGAAAGAATTCCAGTCGAGAAATAACGGCGAGCTGGCTGATATTCTAGGAAATTTTATAAACCGGACTTTTACATTTGTCTTTAAACATTTTGACGGCAAAGTTCCGCAACTTGGAAAACTTGACAAAATTGACGAGGATATGATTAGCTTAATCAATTCCTATCCCTCAAAAGTCGGGGAACTTATAGAACGTTATAAGATTAAAGACGCTGTCTTCGAAATGATGAATCTTGCCAGAGTTGGGAATAAATACTTCAACGACTCCGAACCCTGGATAAGTGTTAAAAAGAATAAAGAAAAATGCGGTACTACATTAAATATCTGTCTGAACTGCATTTATACGCTGGCTGAATTATTTGAACCGGTGATCCCGTTCTCGTCCGAAAAGATATTTAAAATGCTTAATGCCTCTAAATCCGGGTGGGATCAGGCCGGAAATCTGAATCTTGTTGCAGGGCACCGGCTTTCGCAGCCGGAAATACTCTTTACAAAAATTGAAGATAATGTTATTGAAAAGGAAATTAGCAAACTCGGGATACCCGAAGCACCTGAAAAAAAATCCGATGAGGAAATTACCATCGATGATTTCAAAAGGATTAAGCTCAGAGTCGCTCTTATTAAAAATGCGGAGAGAGTTCCAAAAAGTGAAAAGCTCCTCAAACTGAAAATTGAAGTCGGCAATGAAGAACGGCAACTCGTTGCCGGAATTGCCAAAAGCTATCAGCCGGAGGAATTGATCGGCAGGAAAGTGTTGATTGTTGCGAATCTTAAACCGGCTAAGTTGTTCGGTCTCGATTCTCAGGGAATGATTCTGGCGGTTGATTCCGGTGAAGAGGGGAAAGTTAAGATTGTTGAGATCGACGGCTCCATCGCTCCCGGCACACTTGCTAAATAA
- a CDS encoding alkaline phosphatase — MKLLKLFMILILPGLSIISGQNSSSQSLNTEKGNVIFIHPDGTSLAVWNAVRLLYAGPDSQLNWDKLLNVGIYLGHMTNSLTATSNGGGTIHAYGVKVGVGAYGTDDKLEKPVSRSGKRLSIMQEAMGADIRTGLINSGSIIEPGTGAFVVTVPSRKEDEEIAKQTIFSGVDVIMYGGEEWLLPKGTSGFHTKSGKRTDGLNLIEEAKNLGYKVIYSREQLLNLPKETEKLLGIFSEDHTFNDKPEEEQNKLGLQNFKPGVPTLAEMTEAAIQILSRNNQQFLLVVEEEGTDNFGNKNNARGTLEALKRADDALGVALKYIDSNPKTLLITCSDSEAGGMEAISYTEDYFPFDKPISKLAPNGAPYDGVDGPESFPFRSKPDKLGRTFPFVISWSTTDDVCGSVLVRAAGLNSEYVKGSVDNTDIYKFMYLTLFGKMLP; from the coding sequence ATGAAGCTTCTTAAATTATTTATGATATTGATTTTACCGGGTCTGTCAATTATTTCCGGACAAAATTCATCATCTCAATCATTAAATACTGAAAAAGGAAATGTGATTTTCATCCATCCGGACGGTACATCGCTGGCCGTTTGGAATGCAGTTAGACTCCTTTATGCGGGACCGGATAGTCAATTGAACTGGGATAAATTACTGAATGTCGGGATATACCTTGGCCATATGACAAATTCATTAACAGCTACTTCCAACGGCGGAGGGACAATACACGCATATGGTGTGAAAGTAGGTGTTGGTGCTTACGGGACTGATGATAAACTTGAAAAGCCTGTTTCGCGTTCGGGCAAAAGGCTAAGTATAATGCAGGAAGCAATGGGCGCAGATATTAGAACCGGACTGATAAATTCCGGAAGTATAATCGAACCCGGGACAGGTGCATTTGTTGTTACTGTGCCTTCAAGAAAGGAAGATGAAGAGATAGCAAAGCAGACTATTTTTTCGGGTGTGGATGTAATAATGTACGGCGGCGAGGAATGGCTGCTTCCTAAAGGGACTAGCGGATTTCATACAAAGAGTGGGAAGAGGACAGACGGACTAAACCTGATTGAAGAAGCAAAAAACCTCGGATATAAAGTTATCTACAGCCGCGAACAACTCCTGAACCTGCCCAAAGAAACTGAAAAACTATTAGGTATCTTTTCAGAAGATCATACATTTAACGACAAACCCGAGGAAGAACAAAATAAACTAGGCCTGCAAAATTTCAAACCAGGTGTTCCGACACTTGCTGAGATGACCGAAGCAGCAATTCAAATACTTTCCAGGAATAATCAACAATTCCTGCTTGTAGTAGAAGAAGAAGGAACCGATAATTTCGGCAATAAGAACAATGCCAGAGGGACACTTGAAGCATTGAAACGCGCTGATGATGCCCTTGGTGTTGCATTGAAATATATTGATTCAAATCCGAAGACACTTTTAATCACATGTTCGGACAGCGAGGCAGGCGGAATGGAAGCCATAAGTTATACAGAAGATTATTTCCCGTTCGATAAACCGATTTCTAAATTAGCCCCGAACGGTGCGCCGTATGATGGAGTGGACGGTCCTGAAAGCTTCCCTTTCAGGTCGAAACCGGACAAATTGGGGAGGACGTTTCCATTCGTAATAAGCTGGTCTACTACTGACGACGTGTGCGGTTCTGTTCTTGTACGCGCGGCAGGTTTAAATTCTGAATATGTGAAAGGATCGGTTGATAATACGGATATTTACAAGTTTATGTATCTGACGCTGTTCGGGAAAATGCTTCCATAA
- a CDS encoding long-chain fatty acid--CoA ligase yields MPLYKDFKTIPQLFNIITQEFGKGKERPVLKYKVDEKWNDITYDQLYEETVNLACGLAAFGVKKEDKVAIIAENRPEWVYADMAILGLGAIDVPLYPISTSESLEYILNNSESVGIFVSNKFQLNKVLKVRGNCKNLKFIIVMNNSERGSEKDVYSLLDVQNKGREFRKEQPNYFNQTSSMCTENQLCTIIYTSGTTGEPKGVMLTHKNIVSNIKAAHEIFHIDENDVFLSFLPLCHIFERMGGYYTAFSCGGIIAYAESIEKIANNMSEIKPTIMTAVPRLFERMYSRIKKNVESQPEKKQKIFNWAIETGKEYMVAKKSGHPVPIMLSLKRKLADKLVFGKLRERTGGRLRFFISGGAALSRELGIFFDAAGILIIEGYGLTESSPVITANRLNDYKFGTVGKPLPGVEVKIAKDGEILAYGPNIMQGYYKNKRDTEDTIKDGWLHTGDIGVFDAEGFLIITDRKKHLFKTSGGKYIAPTPIENMFLASKYIDQFIIIGDRRMFITALIVPDYEALKEYADANRIQYSNVDELVKMKQIYELLDKELGEFQKKLAAFERIRKFAILDKPFTIEGGELTPSLKVKRKVIEERYKDLIEDMYKGMEG; encoded by the coding sequence ATGCCTCTATACAAGGACTTTAAAACAATACCTCAGTTATTCAACATTATTACCCAGGAATTCGGAAAGGGTAAAGAAAGGCCGGTTCTTAAATATAAAGTTGATGAAAAGTGGAACGATATCACTTATGATCAGCTTTATGAAGAAACTGTAAACCTGGCTTGCGGGCTGGCTGCCTTCGGCGTTAAAAAAGAGGATAAGGTTGCAATAATTGCGGAGAACAGACCGGAATGGGTTTATGCAGATATGGCCATTCTAGGACTTGGGGCTATTGATGTTCCTCTTTATCCTATCTCTACTTCGGAATCGCTCGAGTATATTCTTAATAACTCCGAGTCGGTAGGAATTTTTGTCTCAAATAAATTCCAGCTGAACAAAGTCTTGAAAGTTCGCGGTAATTGTAAGAATCTTAAGTTTATTATTGTAATGAACAATTCTGAGAGAGGTTCGGAAAAGGATGTTTACTCGTTACTGGATGTTCAGAATAAGGGAAGGGAATTCCGAAAGGAACAGCCGAATTACTTCAATCAGACTTCAAGTATGTGTACCGAGAATCAACTCTGTACAATTATTTATACTTCGGGCACTACCGGTGAACCGAAAGGTGTAATGCTGACTCACAAAAATATTGTTTCAAATATCAAGGCTGCTCATGAAATTTTTCACATAGATGAAAATGATGTATTTCTTTCTTTCCTTCCTCTCTGTCATATTTTTGAAAGAATGGGCGGATATTACACTGCATTCTCTTGCGGTGGCATAATTGCATATGCTGAAAGTATAGAAAAAATTGCCAATAATATGTCGGAAATTAAACCGACAATCATGACGGCAGTCCCCCGTTTGTTTGAAAGAATGTACAGCAGGATAAAAAAGAATGTTGAAAGTCAACCGGAGAAAAAGCAGAAAATATTTAACTGGGCTATCGAAACCGGAAAAGAATATATGGTTGCTAAAAAGTCCGGCCATCCTGTCCCGATAATGCTCTCATTGAAACGGAAACTTGCGGATAAACTGGTTTTCGGCAAGTTAAGAGAAAGAACCGGAGGCAGATTAAGATTCTTTATCTCCGGCGGTGCAGCACTTTCGCGTGAACTGGGTATCTTCTTTGACGCTGCCGGAATTCTGATTATTGAAGGATACGGTCTTACCGAATCGTCACCTGTTATTACGGCAAATCGATTAAATGATTATAAATTCGGAACTGTGGGCAAACCATTGCCCGGCGTTGAAGTTAAAATTGCTAAAGACGGCGAGATCCTTGCCTATGGTCCTAATATCATGCAGGGATATTATAAGAACAAGAGGGATACTGAAGATACAATTAAAGACGGGTGGCTGCATACCGGCGATATCGGTGTATTCGATGCGGAAGGGTTTCTTATAATTACCGACCGAAAGAAACATCTCTTTAAAACCTCAGGCGGAAAATATATCGCACCCACACCTATAGAGAATATGTTCCTCGCCAGCAAGTATATCGATCAGTTTATTATTATCGGCGATAGAAGGATGTTCATTACGGCTTTAATCGTTCCTGACTACGAAGCACTTAAAGAATACGCCGATGCAAATAGAATCCAATACAGTAATGTTGATGAACTTGTTAAGATGAAGCAGATCTACGAACTCCTTGATAAGGAATTGGGTGAGTTCCAGAAGAAACTTGCTGCATTCGAAAGGATACGCAAATTCGCGATACTCGATAAACCTTTTACAATTGAAGGCGGCGAACTTACACCTTCCCTAAAGGTAAAACGCAAGGTTATTGAAGAACGTTATAAAGATCTGATTGAAGATATGTATAAAGGCATGGAAGGCTAA
- the argF gene encoding ornithine carbamoyltransferase, whose protein sequence is MAVNMKGKSLIEIQHLTLEEIYQIFDLSRTLKEERLTGKKHYVLDGKKLGMIFSKPSTRTRVSFEVGIYELGGVGLYFNQNDLQLKKSESVSDTAKVLSRYLDGIMIRTFDHQDVIDLAKYGSIPVINGLTDLHHPSQVLTDLFTALEKKRTLQGLKLAYIGDGNNMAHSLLQGCSKVGMNISIASPSGYKPVDFVVKESLENAKYMGSTVEILDDPKAAVKNADIIYTDVWASMGQEKESEERKKKFAGFQVNPQLVKNAKDDYIFMHCLPAHRGDEVVDEICDSPNSVIFDEAENRLHVQKAIMALTM, encoded by the coding sequence ATGGCTGTTAATATGAAAGGTAAAAGTCTGATTGAAATTCAGCATCTTACACTCGAAGAGATCTATCAGATATTTGATTTGAGTAGAACACTTAAAGAAGAACGTTTGACAGGCAAAAAACATTATGTTCTTGACGGTAAAAAACTGGGAATGATTTTCTCTAAACCGTCAACACGTACAAGAGTTTCATTTGAAGTAGGTATCTATGAACTGGGCGGGGTTGGATTGTATTTTAATCAGAATGATCTGCAGTTGAAAAAGAGCGAAAGCGTTAGCGATACTGCAAAAGTTCTCTCCAGGTATCTTGATGGAATTATGATTCGTACTTTCGACCATCAGGATGTTATCGATCTAGCAAAATACGGATCGATCCCTGTAATTAACGGATTGACCGATCTGCATCATCCCAGCCAGGTATTGACCGATCTCTTTACTGCACTCGAAAAGAAAAGAACTCTTCAGGGATTAAAACTTGCATATATAGGCGATGGAAATAATATGGCCCACAGTCTGCTTCAGGGATGTTCCAAAGTAGGTATGAATATTTCTATCGCATCGCCATCCGGATACAAACCGGTTGATTTTGTAGTTAAAGAATCGCTTGAAAATGCAAAATATATGGGAAGCACTGTTGAAATTCTTGACGATCCCAAAGCAGCGGTTAAAAATGCTGATATTATTTATACCGATGTCTGGGCAAGTATGGGACAGGAAAAGGAATCAGAAGAAAGGAAAAAGAAATTTGCAGGCTTCCAGGTTAATCCGCAGCTTGTTAAAAACGCAAAGGATGATTATATCTTTATGCATTGCCTGCCGGCTCATAGAGGCGATGAAGTTGTAGATGAAATCTGCGATTCTCCAAATTCCGTTATTTTTGACGAAGCCGAAAACCGTCTTCATGTTCAAAAAGCCATAATGGCACTGACGATGTAA
- a CDS encoding SxtJ family membrane protein — MSWIKDVVHELNSLDLSVKSLRKFGITIGIVFILISILFWGTVGVRIFFLVVGSILFVNGIISPDRLKTIYKFWMGFAFALGWVVSRMILTLLFILVMIPVGLIAKVFGKKFLDLKWGDTKSSYWIMKENKEIDYEKMY; from the coding sequence ATGAGCTGGATTAAAGACGTTGTACATGAACTGAACAGTCTGGATCTTTCCGTTAAATCCCTCAGGAAGTTCGGGATTACAATCGGAATTGTATTTATACTCATATCCATTTTATTCTGGGGTACGGTAGGAGTAAGGATTTTTTTCCTTGTTGTAGGATCTATCTTATTTGTTAATGGTATTATTTCTCCTGACCGACTTAAAACGATTTATAAATTCTGGATGGGCTTTGCCTTTGCTCTCGGATGGGTTGTCTCGCGGATGATTTTAACACTTCTTTTTATTTTGGTGATGATACCTGTTGGTTTGATCGCAAAAGTTTTCGGCAAAAAATTTCTTGATCTGAAGTGGGGCGATACAAAAAGTTCTTATTGGATTATGAAGGAGAATAAAGAAATCGATTACGAAAAGATGTATTGA
- a CDS encoding carbamoyltransferase yields the protein MKEYILGISAYYHDSAAALLENGEIIAAAQEERFTRIKHDSNFPSNAVNFCLDFAGISVDQLSAVAFYDKPIVKFNRILETYLQYPGRGLKSFIMAMPLWLREKLWIPDLISKQLNFKGKILFPEHHESHAASAFYPSPFDRAAFLTIDGVGEWATSSWGVGKGNRLEILSELHWPHSLGLLYSAFTYFTGFKVNSGEYKVMGLAPYGEPVYVKKIFDHLVDLKDDGSFKMNMDYFNYNTGLTMTNEKFDRLFDGPPRKAESNLTQREMNLARSVQDVTEEIMIRMAGNVKKVTGENNLCLAGGVALNCVGNGKLLRERIFENIWIQPAAGDAGGAIGAALIAHHRFNNNPPPVKKGRDLQKGSYLGTVYSDDTIEKFLKKFKLPYHKVSSDDLIEKISDAIIEEKVIGWFQGKMEFGPRALGARSIIGDARSPEMQKKMNLKIKYRESFRPFAPSVLAEKVNEWFELDTESPYMLLVADVKKEKQRIMTDEEKNLWGIDKLNVARSEIPAVTHVDYSARIQTVHKDDNPVYHRLIERFYEKTGCPVIVNTSFNVRGEPIVESPLDAYKCFMRTEMDLLTLGNFILYKNEQPQFHDDIDWKQKYELD from the coding sequence ATGAAAGAATACATCCTCGGAATTTCGGCATACTACCATGATTCAGCAGCTGCTCTTCTTGAAAACGGAGAGATCATTGCTGCTGCTCAGGAAGAAAGATTCACTAGGATAAAACATGATTCCAATTTCCCGTCGAATGCTGTGAATTTCTGTCTTGATTTTGCCGGAATCTCCGTTGATCAGTTATCTGCTGTTGCTTTCTACGATAAACCGATCGTAAAATTCAACCGGATTCTCGAAACTTATCTTCAATACCCTGGCAGAGGATTGAAATCCTTTATTATGGCAATGCCACTCTGGCTGAGGGAAAAACTCTGGATCCCCGACCTGATCTCCAAACAATTGAATTTTAAAGGTAAAATACTTTTCCCGGAACATCACGAATCTCATGCCGCCTCCGCATTCTATCCGTCGCCGTTTGATAGGGCTGCGTTTCTTACAATCGACGGAGTGGGTGAATGGGCTACATCCTCCTGGGGTGTCGGAAAGGGAAACCGGCTCGAAATTCTGTCGGAACTTCACTGGCCCCATTCGTTAGGGTTACTCTATTCCGCTTTTACTTATTTCACGGGTTTTAAAGTCAATTCAGGCGAATATAAAGTAATGGGCCTTGCGCCCTACGGTGAACCCGTGTATGTGAAAAAAATCTTCGATCATCTGGTTGACCTTAAAGATGACGGTTCGTTTAAAATGAATATGGACTATTTTAACTATAATACCGGTCTTACTATGACAAATGAAAAGTTCGACCGGCTTTTCGACGGGCCTCCCAGAAAAGCAGAATCAAATCTTACTCAGAGAGAAATGAACCTGGCCAGATCCGTTCAGGATGTAACAGAAGAGATTATGATTCGAATGGCTGGGAATGTTAAAAAAGTTACCGGTGAGAACAATCTATGTCTTGCCGGAGGCGTTGCTCTGAATTGTGTTGGTAACGGTAAATTATTACGCGAAAGAATTTTTGAAAATATCTGGATCCAGCCCGCTGCGGGTGATGCTGGCGGTGCTATTGGTGCTGCACTTATTGCTCACCATCGTTTTAACAACAATCCTCCTCCTGTCAAAAAGGGAAGAGACCTTCAGAAAGGTTCCTACCTCGGTACAGTTTATTCTGATGATACGATCGAAAAATTTCTGAAGAAATTCAAACTTCCTTATCATAAAGTATCATCTGATGACTTGATTGAAAAAATATCCGATGCGATTATTGAGGAGAAAGTTATCGGATGGTTTCAGGGTAAAATGGAATTTGGACCCAGAGCTCTGGGCGCGAGATCGATTATCGGAGATGCGCGCTCACCGGAGATGCAGAAAAAGATGAACCTGAAAATAAAATACAGGGAAAGTTTCCGTCCGTTCGCGCCTTCTGTCCTGGCTGAAAAAGTGAACGAATGGTTTGAACTCGATACTGAAAGCCCTTATATGCTCCTCGTTGCAGATGTTAAAAAGGAGAAACAACGGATTATGACTGATGAGGAAAAAAATCTCTGGGGTATCGATAAATTAAATGTTGCAAGATCAGAAATACCGGCGGTTACCCACGTCGATTATTCTGCAAGGATTCAAACTGTTCATAAGGATGATAATCCGGTTTATCATAGACTAATAGAACGCTTCTACGAAAAGACCGGATGCCCTGTAATTGTAAATACTTCTTTTAATGTGCGCGGCGAGCCGATTGTTGAATCCCCGCTCGATGCCTATAAGTGCTTTATGCGGACTGAAATGGATCTCCTTACGCTTGGAAATTTTATACTTTATAAAAACGAACAGCCTCAATTTCACGACGATATCGACTGGAAGCAGAAGTATGAGCTGGATTAA